The Etheostoma spectabile isolate EspeVRDwgs_2016 chromosome 1, UIUC_Espe_1.0, whole genome shotgun sequence genome has a segment encoding these proteins:
- the ankrd11 gene encoding ankyrin repeat domain-containing protein 11 isoform X1, producing MPKGGGSKTPQLDHFPLNTDMVEKQGGKKDKVLSNKTPKLDRSDGVKEMKEKAPKRKLPFTAGANGDQKDSDSEKPGPERKRIKKEPTNTRKAGLPFGMGMPGIRAGYPLSERQQVALLMQMTAEESVNSPDTTPKHQSQSSIGQKGTPNSASKTKDKVNKRNERGETRLHRAAIRGEVRRIKELICEGADVNVKDFAGWTALHEACNRGYYDVAKQLLAAGAEVNTKGLDDDTPLHDASNNGHFKVVKLLLRYGGDPRQSNRRGETALKVANSPTMLNLLLGKGTYTSSEESSSESSEEEDAPSFAPSSSVDGNNTDSEFEKLKLKGKTADPPKSAVTPVKDEYEFDEDDEEERVPPVDDKHLLKKDFRKEPVPKANSFTAIPKMEVKTYSKSNSLTPKKTVRRIISDSNSSDEDDRTCFTPAPTPRQAQQTNTKIRDSGSMSSKQQKDKNKVKKKRKKDSKNNVSKEVRFGKVNDKFCTSDSDCGDMESEDDKGSNSIKDSSATSLKDSPGFNASSSSSHGNSNSQKQVPSLAEQHPKQWRTDGWKTVSSPTWSDVSSLSDSVRTRLSSESDYSSADSSVESIKQVKRKVQENKKKNNNVHSSTIDKKNSELYKNSNTDSAVSKTDVDGKVLKKHKVKHKHKNKEKDKAPSLVLNQDMNEKFVKSYSFDFDDSRQKSLIVESESPVESKVKLSKHEKDHSKKEDRLSKSKSEDKDWSSGKDLHRTVKEEKNKKTKDSTKDKTNKDEREKSVKSVKEKEKPKEEKQKAHKEEKKKKSKEKSSSKTDRKSEQKEEKHLKVDKEKNTKEEKDKCKKDKAQKEEPEYEGYDVNNRFLNLEDTKLSASDDHHDRWGSEMSSDSSLYGDDSWDAPVKEYKEYKANNAVKLIVETVKEETRRKENKVKDKKSDHSEKRSEKEATSKKKDKDSSEKTIEKKKDWSEKQKLNSSHSVEKEKKRKESTETVKDKKDKDSLENSRDRKDSYDFIKERKDIKIKQESVRDDYSNDTFFKEIDAVGKSCEIRERNHSGKEKEKKSEGIEKREKTKADKHKEKTKDRGADQEKDKSEKSTSEKIVKEKDADRITKDKKEGVKDKHKESHGKDKDRKMSSDQPKDKKEKTSQDKHADREKDFLEVKKEERKPEKIREKAWYKIADIFTDESDDEEDSYNGGVALVSDSIRKDSTPDQDELDHFPSEKIRKSSAEAKHNTEKAKDKEHKEKKKEKATFDTGKERKGSLEKHNKDKKDSVDAKHKERKDRMSVDSNQEKKNKQKLLDKRDNSDDKTKSKYKDKLDHSKERKPSKGSGENEKSLLEKLEEEAMNDYKDDSNDKNSEISSDSFTDRGHEPVLTTYYDSISLTDVSEDRRDSLSISTPQDKFREKERHRHSSSSSSKKSHDREKEKVKKDKGDKRDKTEEIRESFNRRESLPFEKEPMPLEADPYTFPYGGKGDGEDDFDKTLEFEKEMSKKDKATGVISDRTKDKKKKEKHKEKIKEEKNKYIDGFGSFKHSKEDVKSGLKDSPQVTVLKERSKEESPKFDMKKDRSRDTLDKDNRMDHIKSKTKDENEKLTQFKDTVRKDNRPREKLLVDGDYQMTSFGQMLSLKDQEIEERHKRHKERMKQMEKLRPKSGDPKLKDKTKSTEEVRKNRSELSSKKSNSLESGLKEKKLKDVGLPAQMMSPSRKFQQTDQNSKDWLAGHQIKENLPASPRPDQNRPTGVPTPTSVISCPSFEEVMQTPRTPSCSAEDYPDIMLDGLDCQNSSAMTISMNACSPSFFESRYSNSQSFQEGTCPTPAKNLQLPLVSRSASSDVRRLLEDEFKAEADKFLRQQSDPAAEFDPSSSSQTLEDKSATGDRLECLGSPYFSPIRMLSPRLEPALPTPDVAAPALAVTEGIEHLHDNVYNSFLPKPSTPVHRPDPQEPCFDIAAPPTPAPAALPPLDIDDISEPHHSEPNLVLSDLPSVTEEQEEEEEEEDEEEEDEEDFEDEGDMDERADGDQCAMEEPEQTREPHSFSPLVEDPLRKSWPAESPDRREPEVQDISPTHSAPIHGENCFDHSIGWNPEMDLKSPHRTYGEIEAAVSKITSPYHSDSDMQHLSGHPSVTPPYATWNRWHKEEPEDFDEQKEAVADISSPERPDTAIDEEPNYLNTSSSSNRLESFFQECNKPSIEESHQMDTASTCEERDSRQITHSFSASTESHIAPAVGPEPVVPWADPFPADADELDDLGPFSLPDLPLPDKSEEAESRDPELADHNKTVPTHIGHTITDREDPDLMEVDLPSLAKISVPAGDLDLGEPTVQDLVVPSPHVNFQQELDPEPHSLPVNSSLSLTQQQDNMLERKGPYGEPDESDPSMFYSSVKSDPSQQHHIQIHSITEPLQLPMDSVSAIKSEVRQEELSEPVAESVSCSPLPQLPLAVALSSTVELPDTQENTPKLTPVTLTTVSTTVDIPKKVDEIPQRITRNRAKNNPSVAAVPPTSSIITSSATATPVTTSPMVTINPISTRTMTPTSNSSFPALKKDKEPVLTVSSTASNTTTTVSVPTSVTTSAPVVINKTTKGRPLPVDEEESQTQHPRKRKFPRSAGQQVQVQLVNTAMQQTREMIQQTLAVVVNAIKLDDIEPYHSDRSNPYFEYLQIRKKIEEKRKILCYITPQAPQCYAEYVTYTGSYLLDGKPLSKLHIPVIAPPPSLSEPLKELFRQQEAVRGKLRLQHSIEREKLIVSCEQEVLRVHCRAARTIANQAVPFSACTMLLDSEVYNMPSESQGDENKSVRDRFNARQFISWIQDVDDKYDRMKTCLLMRQQHEAAALNAVQRMEWQLKVQELDPAGHKSLCVNEVPSFYVPMVDVNDDFVLLPA from the exons AGAAACCAGGTCCAGAGCGGAAGCGCATTAAAAAGGAGCCCACCAACACCCGGAAGGCGGGCTTGCCATTTGGAATGGGGATGCCAGGGATCCGGGCCGGGTACCCCCTCTCTGAGCGGCAGCAGGTGGCCTTGCTCATGCAAATGACAGCTGAGGAGTCCGTCAACAGTCCAG ACACAACACCAAAGCATCAGTCACAGTCCAGTATAGGTCAGAAGGGAACGCCAAACTCTGCATCTAAAACCAAAGACAAAGTGAATAAACggaatgagagaggagagacacgGCTGCACAGAGCAGCAATACGTGGAGAGGTACGCCGCATCAAGGAGCTCATCTGCGAGGGAGCTGATGTGAATGTAAAAGACTTTGCAG GCTGGACTGCATTGCATGAGGCGTGCAACAGAGGATATTATGATGTGGCCAAGCAGCTGCTGGCAGCCGGAGCAGAGGTCAACACCAAGGGTCTGGATGATGACACCCCTCTACACGATGCATCCAACAATGGACATTTCAAG gtgGTTAAGCTACTTTTACGGTATGGAGGGGACCCACGTCAAAGCAACAGGAGAGGTGAAACAGCGTTGAAGGTTGCCAACTCTCCCACTATGCTGAATCTATTGCTGGGGAAAGGCACTTACACCTCAAGTGAAGAAAGTTCATCAG AATCTTCAGAGGAGGAAGATGCCCCTTCATTTGCCCCGTCCAGCTCTGTCGATGGCAATAACACGGACTCAGAGTTTGAGAAGTTGAAGCTGAAGGGGAAAACTGCAGACCCTCCTAAATCTGCTGTCACGCCCGTCAAGGATGAATATGAATttgatgaggatgatgaagaggaacGTGTTCCTCCTGTGGATGATAAACACCTTTTGAAAAAAGACTTCCGTAAGGAACCAGTCCCTAAGGCCAACAGCTTCACCGCCATACCCAAGATGGAGGTTAAAACCTATTCCAAAAGCAACTCGCTCACACCAAAGAAAACTGTCAGGCGGATCATCTCTGACAGTAACAGTTCAGACGAGGATGATAGGACGTGTTTCACGCCAGCACCTACGCCACGGCAAGCCCAGCAAACAAATACCAAGATCAGAGACTCTGGCAGCATGAGCtctaaacaacaaaaagacaagaacaaagtaaaaaagaaacgGAAGAAGGATAGTAAAAATAATGTCAGTAAAGAAGTCAGGTTTGGTAAAGTCAATGACAAATTCTGTACATCTGACTCTGATTGTGGAGATATGGAGAGTGAGGATGATAAGGGCTCAAACAGTATAAAGGACTCTTCTGCGACGAGCCTAAAAGACTCCCCTGGCTTCAAcgcatcctcctcctcatcccatgGAAACTCAAACTCTCAAAAACAAGTACCATCATTAGCAGAACAGCATCCGAAGCAGTGGAGGACAGATGGCTGGAAAACGGTGTCATCTCCTACATGGTCAGACGTCAGTTCTCTCTCAGATTCTGTCAGAACAAGACTGTCCAGTGAGTCTGACTACTCCTCTGCTGATTCCAGTGTGGAGTCAATAAAACAAGTTAAGAGGAAAGTGCAGGAgaacaaaaagaagaataacAATGTGCACAGCAGCACAATAGACAAGAAAAATTCTGAGCTCTACAAAAACTCCAATACAGACAGTGCGGTCTCCAAAACCGATGTAGATGGCAAAGTGCTGAAAAAGCATAAAGTGAAACACAAGCACAAAAATAAGGAAAAGGACAAAGCTCCTAGTCTGGTGCTCAATCAAGACATGAATGAGAAATTTGTCAAGAGCTACTCTTTTGATTTTGATGATTCAAGGCAGAAGTCTCTAATTGTTGAGTCAGAATCGCCAGTTGAGAGCAAGGTTAAGTTATCCAAACATGAAAAAGACCATTCAAAAAAAGAGGATAGACTTTCGAAAAGCAAGTCTGAGGATAAGGATTGGTCATCTGGAAAAGACCTGCACAGAACagtgaaagaggagaaaaataagaaaacaaaggaCTCCACCAAGGACAAGACCAACAAAGACGAGAGGGAGAAGTCTGTAAAATCTGTCAAGGAGAAGGAGAAGCCCAAGGAGGAGAAGCAAAAGGCTcacaaagaggagaaaaagaaaaagtccaaGGAGAAGTCCTCCTCAAAAACAGACCGTAAAAGTGagcagaaagaggaaaaacatcTAAAGGTGGACAAGGAGAAAAACACCAAGGAGGAgaaagacaaatgtaaaaaagacaaagcacAGAAGGAAGAGCCTGAGTATGAAGGTTATGACGTCAACAACCGTTTCCTCAACTTAGAGGACACAAAGCTCAGTGCCTCAGATGACCATCATGACAGATGGGGCTCCGAGATGTCCTCTGACTCCTCCCTGTATGGAGATGACAGCTGGGACGCTCCTGTCAAAGAGTACAAGGAATACAAAGCCAACAACGCTGTTAAACTAATTGTTGAGACTGTTAAGGAAGAGAcgagaaggaaagaaaacaaagttaAGGACAAAAAATCTGATCACAGTGAAAAGAGATCAGAGAAAGAAGCCACTTCgaagaagaaagacaaagactcctctgaaaaaacaattgaaaagaaaaaagactggtctgaaaaacaaaaattaaactcCAGTCACTCcgtggaaaaagaaaagaagcggAAGGAGTCCACAGAAACagtcaaagacaaaaaagacaaggaCTCTCTAGAAAACAGTCGAGACCGTAAAGACTCGTATGACTTCATAAAGGAAAGAAAGGACATCAAAATCAAGCAGGAATCTGTAAGAGATGATTATAGCAATGATACTTTCTTCAAAGAAATTGATGCTGTCGGTAAATCATGTGAAATTAGAGAAAGAAACCACTCtggaaaggagaaagaaaagaagagtgAGGGAATAGAAAAGCGAGAAAAGACAAAAGCTGACAAgcacaaagagaaaacaaaagacagaggAGCTGATCAGGAAAAGGATAAGAGCGAGAAAAGCACATCAGAAAAAATTGTCAAGGAAAAGGATGCAGACCGGATCACCAAAGACAAGAAGGAGGGAgttaaagacaaacacaaagagtCTCATGGCAAAGACAAAGATCGCAAGATGTCTTCAGATCAGCCCAAggacaagaaagaaaagacatcTCAAGACAAACATGCTGATAGGGAGAAGGATTTCTTGGAGgtaaagaaagaggaaagaaaaccGGAGAAAATCCGTGAGAAGGCTTGGTACAAGATAGCTGACATCTTCACTGATGAaagtgatgatgaggaggacagCTACAATGGTGGTGTTGCACTCGTGTCCGACTCCATCAGAAAAGACTCAACGCCGGATCAGGATGAGCTGGATCACTTCCCCTCAGAAAAAATTAGAAAATCTTCTGCAGAGGCTAAACATAACACAGAAAAGGCAAAAGACAaagaacacaaagaaaagaagaaagaaaaggccACATTTGACACGGGCAAAGAGAGGAAAGGCTCCCTagagaaacacaacaaagacaagaaagaTTCTGTAGATGCGAAACAtaaggaaagaaaagacagaatgTCAGTGGACTCAAAtcaagagaagaaaaataagcAGAAGTTGTTGGACAAAAGGGACAACAGTGATGATAAGACAAAAAGCAAATATAAAGACAAGCTGGACCATTCTAAGGAAAGGAAGCCATCAAAAGGCAGTGGCGAGAATGAAAAGTCCCTCTTAGAAAAATTAGAGGAGGAAGCTATGAATGACTACAAGGACGACTCCAATGACAAGAACAGCGAAATCTCTTCAGATAGTTTCACTGACCGAGGTCATGAGCCAGTCCTCACTACTTACTATGACTCAATCAGCCTGACTGATGTGTCTGAGGACAGGAGAGACTCCCTGTCCATATCTACTCCCCAGGACAagttcagagagaaagagaggcatCGGCATTCCTCTTCGTCTTCGTCCAAGAAAAGCCACgacagggagaaagaaaaagtcaagAAGGACAAAGGAGACAAACGTGACAAAACAGAGGAGATCAGAGAGTCCTTCAACCGCAGAGAGAGTCTACCGTTTGAGAAAGAGCCCATGCCTCTAGAGGCAGACCCTTACACTTTCCCATATGGAGGTAAGGGAGATGGCGAAGATGACTTTGACAAAACGTTGGAATTTGAAAAAGAGATGTCCAAAAAGGACAAAGCCACTGGTGTCATCAGTGATAGGACaaaggacaaaaagaaaaaggagaaacacaaggaaaaaaTAAAGGAGGAGAAGAATAAGTACATTGACGGCTTTGGGTCATTTAAACACTCCAAAGAGGATGTGAAGTCAGGGTTGAAAGATAGCCCACAGGTCACTGTACTGAAAGAAAGGTCAAAAGAAGAAAGTCCTAAATTTGATatgaaaaaagacagaagtCGGGATACATTGGACAAAGACAACAGAATGGACCACATTAAATCTAAGACTAAGGATGAAAATGAAAAGCTCACTCAGTTCAAAGACACAGTAAGGAAAGATAATCGCCCACGTGAAAAACTGTTGGTGGATGGTGATTATCAAATGACAAGTTTTGGTCAAATGTTGAGTCTTAAAGACCAGGAGATAGAAGAGCGCCACAAGAGACATAAAGAAAGGATGAAGCAGATGGAGAAGCTGAGACCCAAGTCAGGGGACCCTAAACTCAAGGACAAGACTAAGTCCACAGAGGAAGTACGAAAAAATCGCAGTGAGCTATCGTCAAAGAAATCCAACAGTCTGGAGTCTGGTCTTAAAGAGAAGAAGCTGAAGGATGTGGGTCTGCCGGcccaaatgatgtccccaagtAGGAAGTTCCAGCAGACAGATCAAAACTCAAAGGACTGGCTGGCTGGACACCAAATAAAGGAGAACCTCCCTGCCTCTCCCAGGCCAGATCAAAACAGGCCAACTGGTGTTCCCACACCAACATCTGTCATCTCCTGCCCCAGCTTTGAGGAAGTCATGCAGACACCTCGTACACCGTCTTGCAGTGCAGAGGATTACCCCGACATTATGTTGGATGGGCTGGACTGCCAGAACTCATCAGCTATGACAATTTCAATGAATGCTTGCTCTCCATCCTTCTTTGAAAG CAGGTACTCTAACTCTCAGAGTTTCCAGGAGGGCACATGTCCCACCCCTGCAAAGAACCTCCAGCTACCACTTGTCAGTCGTTCGGCATCCTCTGACGTCCGCAGGCTGCTGGAGGATGAGTTCAAGGCTGAGGCTGACAAGTTCCTTAGACAGCAGAGTGATCCAGCAGCCGAATTTGATCCGTCATCTTCCTCCCAAACTCTAGAGGACAAATCTGCTACTGGGGATAGACTAGAGTGCCTGGGATCTCCTTATTTCTCCCCAATTAGAATGTTGTCCCCTCGGCTGGAGCCAGCTCTTCCGACACCAGATGTGGCAGCGCCAGCTCTTGCTGTCACAGAGGGCATTGAACACCTTCATGACAATGTATACAACAGTTTCTTGCCCAAACCTTCTACACCAGTTCACAGGCCAGACCCACAGGAGCCCTGCTTTGACATTGCTGCACCGCCAACTCCTGCTCCTGCTGCTTTGCCACCCCTGGACATCGATGACATCTCTGAGCCTCACCACAGTGAGCCTAACCTTGTCCTGTCAGATCTTCCCTCTGTCactgaagagcaggaagaggaggaggaggaggaggatgaagaggaagaggacgaggaggacTTTGAGGATGAAGGTGATATGGATGAGAGAGCTGATGGAGACCAATGTGCAATGGAAGAGCCGGAGCAAACAAGGGAGCCACATTCCTTTTCCCCTCTAGTTGAGGACCCTCTTAGGAAGAGCTGGCCTGCAGAGTCTCCAGATCGGCGGGAACCAGAGGTCCAGGATATTTCCCCCACACACTCTGCACCCATCCATGGtgagaactgttttgatcacagCATTGGCTGGAACCCTGAAATGGACCTCAAATCTCCCCACAGGACTTATGGGGAGATAGAGGCTGCTGTCTCCAAAATAACCAGTCCATACCATTCAGACAGTGATATGCAGCACTTGTCTGGGCATCCCTCTGTCACTCCCCCTTATGCTACTTGGAATAGGTGGCACAAAGAGGAACCAGAGGACTTTGATGAACAGAAGGAGGCGGTGGCTGACATCTCCTCTCCAGAGAGGCCTGACACAGCTATTGATGAGGAACCTAACTATTTAAACACCTCATCATCCTCCAATAGGCTGGAGTCTTTCTTCCAGGAATGTAACAAGCCTAGCATAGAGGAAAGTCACCAGATGGACACTGCGTCAACATGTGAAGAACGAGACAGCAGACAGATCACACACAGCTTCAGTGCTTCCACTGAAAGCCACATAGCTCCAGCTGTGGGCCCTGAGCCTGTGGTGCCCTGGGCAGACCCGTTCCCAGCTGATGCAGATGAACTGGATGACTTGGGACCATTCTCTTTGCCTGACCTACCACTACCAGACAAGTCTGAAGAAGCTGAGTCTCGAGACCCAGAACTAGCTGACCACAACAAGACTGTGCCGACCCACATTGGACATACCATTACAGACAGAGAGGACCCAGATCTAATGGAGGTGGACTTACCAAGCCTCGCTAAGATTTCAGTCCCTGCTGGAGACTTAGATTTAGGAGAACCTACCGTACAAGACTTAGTTGTACCCTCACCACATGTCAATTTCCAGCAAGAGTTGGACCCCGAGCCTCACAGTCTGCCAGTcaacagctctctctctctaacacaacaacaagacaacATGTTGGAAAGAAAAGGACCTTATGGAGAACCTGATGAGTCGGATCCCAGTATGTTCTATTCATCTGTGAAATCAGATCCCAGTCAGCAACATCACATTCAGATCCACTCCATCACTGAGCCGTTGCAGTTACCCATGGATTCAGTGTCTGCTATCAAGTCAGAGGTGAGACAGGAGGAGTTGTCTGAGCCTGTAGCAGAATCTGTGTCATGCAGTCCTCTTCCTCAGCTCCCCCTGGCAGTTGCCCTCTCCAGCACAGTGGAACTACCAGACACTCAAGAGAACACACCCAAGCTTACGCCAGTAACCCTGACCACTGTGTCCACCACTGTAGATATTCCCAAGAAGGTGGATGAAATCCCTCAAAGAATAACTCGCAATCGCGCCAAGAACAATCCCTCTGTTGCTGCTGTCCCTCCTACTTCCAGCATAATAACCTCGTCTGCCACGGCCACCCCTGTAACAACCAGTCCAATGGTGACCATAAACCCAATTTCTACTAGAACCATGACACCCACCTCAAACTCTTCCTTCCCAGCtctgaagaaagacaaagaaccTGTGCTTACTGTCTCCTCTACTGCATCTAATACAACCACAACAGTGTCTGTACCTACTTCGGTGACAACTTCTGCGCCAGTGGTTatcaataagacgacaaaaggTCGCCCTCTCCCCGTGGATGAAGAGGAATCTCAGACCCAGCACCCACGAAAGAGGAAATTCCCACGTTCCGCTGGGCagcaggtccaggtccagctggTAAACACAGCCATGCAGCAGACAAGGGAAATGATTCAACAGACTTTGGCTGTAGTAGTCAATGCCATCAAGCTGGACGATATTGAGCCCTACCACAGTGACCGTTCCAACCCTTACTTTGAGTACTTGCAGATCAGGAAGAAGAttgaggaaaagagaaagattCTGTGCTACATCACCCCACAGGCCCCACAGTGTTACGCTGAATATGTGACCTACACTGGCTCCTACCTGCTGGACGGCAAGCCCCTCAGCAAGCTTCACATCCCTGTG ATTGCCCCCCCTCCATCGCTGTCAGAACCTCTGAAGGAGCTCTTCAGACAACAGGAGGCAGTAAGAGGGAAGCTCAGGTTGCAGCACAGCATAGAACGG GAGAAGCTGATTGTTTCATGTGAGCAGGAGGTATTAAGGGTCCACTGCAGAGCAGCCAGGACAATAGCCAATCAGGCTGTGCCATTCAGCGCCTGCACTATGCTGTTGGACTCTGAAGTATACAATATGCCATCAGAGAGCCAG GGTGATGAGAACAAATCTGTGAGAGATCGCTTCAACGCTCGTCAGTTTATTTCCTGGATCCAGGATGTGGATGATAAATATGACCGCATGAAG ACATGTTTGTTGATGCGGCAACAGCACGAGGCAGCAGCCCTCAATGCAGTGCAAAGGATGGAGTGGCAGTTGAAGGTCCAGGAGCTGGACCCAGCAGGGCACAAGTCCCTCTGTGTCAACGAAGTGCCGTCCTTCTATGTGCCAATGGTCGATGTCAACGACGACTTTGTCCTGCTGCCTGCATGA